In Proteobacteria bacterium CG1_02_64_396, one DNA window encodes the following:
- a CDS encoding translation elongation factor G codes for MARSVPLEKTRNIGIMAHIDAGKTTTTERILFYTGISHKIGEVHDGAATMDWMEQEQERGITITSAATTCSWKDHRINIIDTPGHVDFTIEVERSLRVLDGAVAVFCSVGGVQPQSETVWRQAVKYKVPRMAFVNKMDRVGANFYNVVDQIRDRLDAVAVPIQIPIGAEEHFRGVVDLITNKAIVWDDETAQGQSFDVIEIPADLVEKAAEFREAMIEAVAEFDEAAMEKYLEGEELSEAEIKHCIRLGTNANAIVPVTCGTAFKNKGVQTLLDAVVDYMPSPLDVPPIKGVKMDGETPDSRVSDDDAPFSALAFKIMNDPFVGSLTFLRVYSGVMEAGSYMLNSTKDKKERVGRLLKMHANKREEIKEIRAGDICAAVGLKYSTTGDTLCEESHAVILERMEFPEPVIHIAIEPKTKADQEKMGLALQRLAQEDPSFRVRTDEESGQTIISGMGELHLEIIVDRMRREFKVEANVGKPQVAYRETITESVKVEGKFVRQSGGRGQYGHCWLHVEPQEKGKGYEFVNGIVGGVIPREYVPAVDKGIQGAMTSGVMAGFPVVDVKVTVFDGSYHDVDSNEKAFEIAGSMAFKDGCKQAKPVLLEPIMKVEVTVPDDYMGDVIGDLNSRRGQILGMDTKGNQQIINSYVPLADMFGYSTDLRSRTQGRATYSMHFDHYETVPSQVAQEIIAKAKA; via the coding sequence TGCAGCTGGAAAGATCACCGCATCAATATCATCGACACCCCTGGCCACGTCGACTTCACCATCGAAGTGGAGCGCTCGCTCCGCGTGCTCGATGGTGCCGTAGCCGTGTTCTGCTCGGTGGGCGGCGTTCAGCCTCAGTCTGAGACCGTCTGGCGTCAGGCGGTGAAGTACAAGGTTCCCCGCATGGCGTTCGTCAACAAGATGGATCGCGTTGGCGCCAACTTCTACAACGTCGTCGACCAGATTCGTGATCGCCTCGACGCCGTCGCCGTTCCTATCCAAATTCCCATCGGCGCCGAAGAGCATTTCCGCGGTGTGGTCGATTTGATCACCAATAAAGCCATCGTGTGGGATGACGAGACTGCCCAAGGGCAGAGCTTTGATGTCATCGAGATTCCTGCCGATCTGGTCGAGAAAGCAGCAGAATTTCGTGAGGCGATGATCGAGGCGGTAGCCGAGTTCGACGAGGCCGCCATGGAGAAATACCTGGAAGGTGAGGAACTTTCCGAGGCCGAGATCAAGCACTGCATCCGTCTGGGCACCAACGCCAACGCTATTGTCCCAGTGACCTGTGGGACCGCGTTTAAGAACAAGGGCGTCCAAACCTTGCTCGACGCAGTGGTGGACTACATGCCCTCGCCCCTCGATGTGCCCCCAATTAAAGGGGTCAAGATGGATGGGGAGACCCCCGACAGCCGCGTTTCGGATGACGACGCTCCCTTTTCGGCGCTCGCTTTCAAGATTATGAACGACCCCTTTGTTGGTTCGCTGACCTTCCTGCGCGTCTATTCGGGCGTCATGGAGGCGGGCTCCTACATGCTAAACTCTACCAAGGACAAGAAGGAGCGGGTTGGTCGTCTGCTCAAGATGCACGCCAATAAGCGCGAAGAGATCAAAGAGATCCGTGCTGGCGACATCTGCGCCGCTGTTGGTTTGAAATACTCGACCACGGGCGACACCCTATGTGAAGAGAGCCATGCAGTCATTCTGGAGCGGATGGAATTCCCCGAGCCCGTGATCCACATTGCCATTGAGCCCAAGACCAAGGCCGACCAAGAGAAGATGGGCCTGGCTTTGCAGCGCTTGGCGCAAGAAGACCCCTCGTTCCGTGTGCGGACCGATGAAGAGAGTGGACAGACCATCATCTCTGGTATGGGTGAGCTGCATCTTGAAATCATCGTCGACCGCATGCGACGCGAGTTCAAGGTCGAGGCCAACGTCGGCAAGCCCCAGGTTGCCTACCGCGAAACCATCACCGAGTCGGTCAAGGTTGAAGGCAAGTTCGTGCGCCAGTCGGGTGGTCGCGGCCAATACGGCCATTGCTGGCTTCACGTCGAGCCCCAGGAAAAGGGCAAAGGCTACGAGTTCGTCAACGGCATTGTTGGCGGCGTGATTCCCCGCGAGTACGTCCCAGCTGTCGATAAGGGCATTCAAGGTGCGATGACCTCCGGTGTAATGGCGGGCTTCCCTGTGGTCGACGTCAAGGTCACGGTGTTCGACGGCTCTTATCACGATGTCGATTCGAACGAAAAGGCCTTCGAAATTGCCGGCTCTATGGCTTTCAAAGATGGCTGCAAACAGGCTAAACCGGTTCTGCTTGAGCCCATCATGAAGGTAGAGGTGACCGTGCCCGATGATTACATGGGCGACGTCATCGGTGATCTGAACAGCCGTCGCGGCCAGATTCTCGGCATGGACACCAAAGGCAATCAGCAAATTATCAACTCTTATGTACCGCTGGCCGATATGTTCGGGTACTCCACCGACCTGCGTTCGCGCACCCAGGGACGTGCCACGTACAGCATGCATTTCGATCACTACGAGACGGTCCCGAGCCAAGTTGCTCAGGAAATCATCGCCAAGGCCAAGGCCTAA